The sequence GAAAAGAGTCCCATACAGGATGGAGACAACTGCCAGGTGAGAAGAGCAAGTGGAGAAAgctttctgcctccctccagcAGTCTGGATCTTCAAGATGGCCACCAGGATGCAAACATAGGAGACCATGATGATCAGGCCACTGAGTATTCCTATAAATCCagccaaatataaaaatacaagctGAATCATGGAAGTGTCTGCACATGCAAGGGAAAGCAGTGGTGAAATATCACAGAAAAAATGATTGATGATATTTGAACCACAGAAGGGTAAGAGAAAAGTCAATGTCATGTAAGTCATGCTGCTTATAAAAGCCATGGCATAAGGCCCCATAACCAGCTGCACACAGACCCTCTGGGACATGATGAGTGTGTACAATAAGGGCTTACAGATGGCCATATAATGGTCATATGCCATGGAAGCCAGGAGGAAACATTCAGATACcacaaagaaaccagaaaaccACATTTGTGTGGCACAACCCATGAAAGAGATGCCTTTTTTCTCTGCAAAGATATCACACAGCATCTTGGGGGCAATGGAAGAAGAACAAATATCTACAAAGGACAAGTGGCTGAGAAAAAAGTACATAGGAGTGTGGAGTCTTGCATCAGTCCATATGAGAATGATCATGCCTACGTTACCCCGCAGGGTGACAACATAGACAAAGAGAAGCATGACAAAAAGGACGATCTGATGATGGAGGTGATCTGTGAGGcccaagaaaagaaattcagtcaCTTCTGTCTGGTTCTTATCTTCCATCTGTCAGTTGTAACCTatgtaagaaatttaaaaatacattttatttttaaaatatcaatcgGCATATAGAAAACAGCCTTTTAAACTTAttacaagttttgtttttgtttttgtttttttaatctgtagaGGAAGCAGTTATGGAAACAATGTTGGACTGGTCAACACTATTTCCAAGGACTAGTTCCTGTGAGTTGTGATCCCCATGTAAACTTGAGTAATTCATACTTGATCTTTTTAGATTCTGTTCTCTTGGCCTTCAAAAGAGCAGTCTAACTATAAAAACTAAAACTCTCTTGGGCTCTAAAATtgtatttgaaattaaatgaagtctctatttcatttttatcatatgaTAGAATAGTAATGCCTACCTAGGAATACAATAACTAGTGATATTgtaagaaatgatgaaaaattcaGATCCTGATAATTGACAGTTGGGATGGGGTAAACAGAATAGAAATAAGGCCCTTTCAGTTCCTGTTTTGATGGAGTGGATAGTACCATTCAGATGTCATGAAGACAGCATCCATATCTGTGTATATTGATCTCTTTCCCTTATAAAAGGCTTACAAAGGGAAATGTAAACAAATGTCAGTAGGGTTATTTAGAATGGAGAGTATTCTATCATAACACATAATAATCCTATTCATGTTTATAAAGGACTGCCCTGCAAATAAGAGATTGGATATATTTACTTTTTGACCATCAAGAACACACAAGTGGCACAAAGAGATAAGAACAGAGGACTCAATTTGGGGGTTAAATGAAGTGAATAAAATTCCACCAACCAtataattcaaatgaaaaaatacactGGTTTAAGAGGCACTAAGATGCTCTTCCTTAGAGATTAATCTATCAAATACTGCATAACAACTTTCCATGGAAATCATGTAGAAAAATAAGTATCTCCTGGGAGCTCAGCTGAATTTATCATGAGTGATAATTTCTATCAGTAATTTCTATGAATATTTTGTTCaccaaaatgaaattatttcctttaattcccTGTGATGtttataattctatttaaaacataaatcctGACAggcaatttctattttattaacaaAACATGTAAAATGCTTAACATCTTTACTGAGACAAAATTTTcaagcaaatatatttttgactCATCAACTAAGGAAGAATATATCaagctatttaaaattatagtagGGAGCACGAGGTGTGGGAGTATCCATAAGAAAGATTCTAGGTTCATATGTTTATTACCAACTCAAATAATTCCctctataaacaaacaaaaacattccaCACTTTGGAGATAGAATGATTAGGATGTGGTCCTTGAAATGCCATAGTGACAAAATAATAGTTAATACACTATTTATGcatctttaatttattattattatttgagaaaatatctGTGGCATGCCTTTTCCACAGGGTGATTGTTCATTAATGTCAGCCACTAATatcaattgtttttaaaaatttacatctaCTTGGGGAAATGAGATCTGGgcataaaaagaaaacctacgTTTCAATATGATATTTGGTTGGTCCAAGACCAACAGGCCACAGGATTTCAGAAAAAGCTTCTATGTTCACGGTGAACTGAAGCAGTTGGGAAAAACACTGCTTTATTTTCATGTCTGAAAGAGTCCAAAAATCTATGTTGAAACTGGTTTTGGATGTTTGTGGACATATCAAACGTGTGTGGTTGGCGATGAGAATGTGCTACCATCCCTACCACTGTTCAGCATGCGAATATAAGACACCCTGCCTCTCCTATAAATAAGGGGAGTGATCTCTATAACCTTTCCATTCCTAGAATTCTATGACCCTAGAATTCTTCCTGGACATTGGAGtattcaaaataaagaacaagatctggtttaaagattaaaaaaaaaaaaaatcagttattttgtGTCCTGAAGAGCTGGACTAAACCAAAGGCCACTCTCTCTGAGTTCTTGGAGTGGTGAGGTTTTGTTCCCAAAAGTCAGGTTCATTCTAAAGTCTTTCCaccatatttcaaaatgtatttttaatcatgATGTGGGATACTCACTTCTTAAAGGGAATTCTTTGTTTCCCTAATAACTACTTCAAGATGAATGGCAAAACCTGGAGTTTTCTGGCCTTCATCAAGAAGTCagtttggaaattttaatttccttcttggtAGTAACCTTCTGCAGCAGACGTGACCTCCTAAGCACatggtaaagaaaataaatctccatCCAGATGAGCCTGAGAGCAAAGAAGTGCTCCTTGTCCTATAGCCTGACTCACATCCAGTACAAAATAAAGGGATCATGTTTCTGATACTTTTAAATATGTTAGATCCAGATCTCTAAAGAACTAAACCCTCAAGAGTTTACACCTGAGGGACGAAATTAAAGTGGTATCATTGGCATTCATGCcaagttgttttggtttttttttttttctttccaaaataacaTCTTCTCTCCAACAGAtgatttctgggggaaaaaagtgatttttatccCCCTTTAAGATCCTCCTTGTCAAAACAGACCATATTTTCCATCTGTATTGATGTTAACAGTAAACACATGCTAGGATAGAGTAGTGTGCCGCCTGGATCCTGAGGCCTGAGTGCAAATCTTAGCTCCACAGTTTGTCCCACAGTTTGGCAAGAGGGgcttgctattttgttttgtttctttttaactcagtatcctcttctgtgaaatgggaataaatagAGCCTGGCTCACAGAGACATTGGAAGAATTAGATGAGTTATTACATGTTCTAGGCTCACAAGAGTACACGTCACATGATAAGTGCTCATTAATGTCATTTATTGTTTTTAGGAATCTACAGCTTGGTCGTGGAGACAGGacacaggaataaaaagaaaacccacagttCAATGTATCCCTGGCTTGGTTCAAGGCCAAACAAACTGGAGAATGGTAGAGGAATGAGAGACCATTATGATCAAAAGTGGTTGGGAAAAATCTCATGTGCATGTTCATTTGGAAAGACAGAAACGTTTGAGACTATGACctgaaataaaagggaaaagcatCACTGGTAAAGGTAAGGAGAGGAATGGAGATGAGGAGGCAGGAACATTCAACTTGGTTGGAATAAAGATttatagaagaaagaagaaaatattgcatCTGAAGGTAGTGCCAAGGGCGGAATAGTGTTTCCAAAGATGTCTACATCCGACTTCCAGGGACCTGTAAATATGGTATTTCTGTGGCAAAAAGGGATTTGGCTGATGCTTTTAACTAAAGAACTTGAAATGAGGAGAATTGGTGGGTCTTCTGATGCAACAGAAGGAGATGTAACTAGGGGAAAATGGTCAGAGATATGCAAGTTTGCTGGCTTAAATATGAAGGAAGGGGGCCATCAGCTGACAATTGTGAGCGGCTTTGAAAAGctagaaaatcaaggaaacagaTTTCCCCTAGAGATTCCAAGAAGTAATGCAAtactgccaacaccttgactatACAACCCAGTGAGACCCATGTAGGAATTCTTAGCCTgcagaactttaaaataataagtttataTTGCTTTAGCCACTAAGCTTTGGTAAATTGTTAGGACAGCACTGAGAAACTAATAACAATTAGGTTGGATGACCTCTGTCACCACTTCCTCTGGAAAGCTTCCCACAATCCCCTAAAACAGATGTGAACTCCCTCTATGGCAACCTCCATAGCATTTTCTTCATAGCTCAGCTCATCCTGACTATCATCTGACTTTGCAAGTTCAAGGACATAGCCTTACAATTGTCTGTATTCTGTGAAGTACCTATCTCAGAAAGTTGCAAAGAAGTCAAAATTCTCTAAGTATTTTTGAGCgaagtggaaaataaaacaaaaatattttgcaagagactgtcttttttccactgtatattttttcctgttttgtcaaagattaattgaccatagagttgacggtccatatctgggctctctactctgttccactggtcgatatgtctgtttttatgccagtaccatgctgtcttggtgatcacagctttgtaataaagcttgaaatcagataacatgatgcccccagctttatttttgtttttcaacatttccttagcgattcggggtctcttctgattccatacaaatttttggattatttgctccagctctttgaagaataccggtggaattttgatcggaatggcattaaaagtatatattgctctaggcagtatagacattttaacaatgtttattcttccgatccaagagcatggaatggtcttccatctttttgtgtccagctataagtagaagaatgaaactcaaccattctcttacaccgtacacaaagataaactcaaaatggataaaagacctcaacgtgagacaggaatccatcagaatcctagaggagaacataggcagtcatctcttcgatatcagccacagcaacttctttcaagatatgtctccaaaggcaaaggaaacaaaagcaaaaataaacttttgggacttcatcaaaatcaaaagcttctgcacagcaaaggaaacagtcaaaaaaacaaagaggcaacccacggaatgggagaagatatttgcaaatgacagtacaaacaaaaggttgatatccaggatctataatgaactcctcaaactcaacacacacgaaacaggcaaacacatcaaaaaatgggcagaagatataaacagacacttctccaatgaagacatacaaatgactatcagacacatgaaaaattgttcatcatcactagccctcagggagattcaaattaaaaccacattgagatatcaccatacaccagttagaatggccaaaattaacaaaacaggaaacaacatgtgttggagaggatgtggagaaaggggaaccctcttccactattggtgggaatgcaagttggtgcagcctctttggagaacagtgtggagattcctcaagaaattaaaaatagaacttgcctatgaccctgcaattgcactcctgggtatttacctcaaagatacagatgtcgtgaaaagaagggccatctgtaccccaatgtttatagcagcaatggccacggttgccaaactatggaaagaatcaagatgcccttcaacggacgaatggataaggaagatgtggtccatatacactatggagtatgatgcctccatcagaaaggatgaatacccaacttttgtagcaacatggacgggactggaagagattatgctgagtgaaataagtcaaggagagagtcaattatcatatggtttcacttatttgtggagcataacaaatattatggaggacaaggggtcttagagaggagaagggagttggggtaaattggaaggggaggtgaatcatgagagactatggactctgtaaaacaactgagggttttgaagtggcgggggggtgggaggttgaggtaccaggtggtgggtattctagagggcacagattgcatggagcactgggtgtggtgaaaaaataatgaatactgtttttctgaaaataaataaattaatttaattttaaaaaagaataaaaaaaatttgcaatCCGTAATTGTTTAAGTGTAGCAATCTAAATCATATCATACTCTTcaattaaagaagacaaaacaaaaaagaataaaaaaaatttgcaatCCGTAATTGTTTAAGTGTAGCAATCTAAATCATATCATACTCTTcaattaaagaagacaaaacaaacaagttctatttttaatttcttgaggaatctccacactgttctccaaagaggctgcaccaacttgcttgtGCTCGAAATCACCCAAAACTAGTAAGGAAActgacaataacaacaaaaaagataaataaaatgatactttATTAAACTTCAAGAAGAGGAAATAACATGATATGAAAGAATATGATAAAGCAAATTCTATTACAGGAAAATGCTTCTCTTGGACATTTATAAGACATTTTCCCTCTGGAGAATGTAAACatccaaaaagacaaaaagatagaATTGCCTAATGCAATAGCCAGTTAGCTGGCTGAGTAGAGGTGGTCCTCAAGAGGATGTTACTAACTATCCATTGACCTTCCCATGGGACCTGGGCAATCAGAGGCTCTGAATACCtatcccctgtccttggaatgtacaCATTGCTCACCCTTCCCATGGTGGGAGCATTTTCAAGGATGCAGTCTCAAGGGGGTAGTGTGTTTTTGAGACCATCTGAATAGTGTatgtgactgaacccagttaaggcctTTATGTAAATGTTTAAGATTCTGGTgggcatgagagactatggactccaagaaacaaacagggttccagaggggctgggggagggaggaatgagtTAACCCcgtgacaggtattaaggagggcacgtgttgtaatgagtactgggtgttatacgcaactaatgaatcattgaaaagCTAATGATATACTGTACGGTGATTCACATAACGTaacacaaataaatgcataaataaataaataaataataaaaggacttcatttgtgaaaaaaaaattttttaaataaaagttttaattcaaaaaagaaaagattctggtGGGCAGATGTGGAGATCTGCTGCTTAAGACAAACCTGGAATGCCAGTTCTCTAGCTTATTAAACTTGCCACCTGCCATCTGAAGTAGCCTGCCTCTTTCCTAACTCTCTCCCTGCTTTCTGTGGAAAGGAACTACTTTTAGATTTTACCCAGGAAATTCCCAAGTGTTTGAACCAACAAATGGTGACCCAGCGAGGAGACCTAAGAATGGAGTCTTGGGAAAGAGGATTCAGGAGGGAAATCCTGGGTTGGCCCATGACCTCTGTGTGGGGAAGGTGACCTATATGTCAGAGGCTCGTGGGCTGCCACATGAAAACAGAGATGCCCCCAATGCCAGCTGCTTTAATGCACTTGTTTGAGGAACTACAGCAAAGCAGGGGGAAAATGGCAGCAGGTGGCCTGGCCTCTACTGTGGGCAGCTTCACCAGTCACTGATGCCCAACTAGAGACACACACATTAGAGAGTTAGAAGAGCTCAggttagagaagaatgtgtgggGATCCAACCCTCTGCTAGCTTTAGGGCTGGAAGATAAGGCATACTTACATAACACTAAAACTTAATTTTCCCTCATCCGCTAAAAGCATGAAGTTTTCTTGGACTATGGGTCTATTCTTGATAAGACTGTGgaaagtttttctttcccttctaagTAATCtgcccagaaaacaaaaattctgtgttttctcaaaataatttccaGTGCTTCTTGTTGCATTTATCAAGTCTTTGACTTAAGAATTTCATCTTTACCAgactagcaggaaaaaaaaaaaaaaaactaaaacagtaACACAAAAATACACTCCTAAAAGTTTTATTATGTGAAAGtaagatatattaatataaatgtttcaATGGTTGTATACATCTTAGGTTAAAAGAAACGCAAGCTCAGGTACATAAACTATTACAATAACTGTCTGCAGGCTTTGTTTCTAAATAATAATGTCTCAAAAGGAGACAATTAGTGGCAACtgtgtatgttttattattataccAAAGGCCTTGAGGATTAGTCAGTGTCTTCGCTGTTTATTATATGTGGTTACTTCTAGAGTAAACAGTGAGTAAATCTTCATTAATTACATGTTACCCCCCAACAGAGAATCCCATAAGTTTCTATGTTTTATTGCTGGTTAACaaaataatagaggaaaattGACTAAAATCTCAGATCAGCATTGGTAGGGCAATTTTGCTTAAAATTGTtgagcatatttcttttttttttaagatttatttatttattttagagaaagatagagagtTGAAGGGAAGGGGtagtgggtgagggagagagaatctcaaacagtctctctgctgagcatgaagccccacTCGACTCCATCCCacactcctgagatcatgacctgagccgaaaccaagagccagacatttAACCGAGTCCCATAAATTATTGAGAATATTTCTAGTACATGTCCCATCCACCAAGCTTATAGCCCTGACAAGACTGTAAAGGTAGAACAAAAGTAAGAACCAATGCAGAAAGATCACAtgaacatttgcatttttaaaaattgccttcaATCCACTGCACTTGCTTTCCTGGTTAGGACTAGGAAAGATAAGGGAAGCACAAAGGAGACATTTCAGGTCTATTAATGATATTACTTCAAGGGTCCCTTAACACTATAGTCCCATATTTTATACTGCTTAGAGTTTAAATGCCTCTGTGTAATTGCAACTAACTCAAGAGATGATTGCAACCATACCAGGAAATCAAAATACTAAATCTTCGCTATCCTCCAAAATTCTTAGCTTTCAAACGTTCCTCCCCGACCCTTATCCCTGAATGCACTTAAGCAACCAATAGCTTTTACTCTGAGATTCCATCGTCCTGTTCCTACATCCTGTCCCATGATTAAGATAACTCATTTCCTCCCTACTTTCCAAGAATGTGAACAGTGAACACTTCTCAGAATAAAACTAAACTTAGAGTGACCCTCTCCAGTCAGCCTTCGAAATAGTTCAGCTACTTGCTCCCTGCAGAACACTCATCTCAAAGCTACTTCCATATTGTAATATTCTTAATACATGCTTGAGTTAATGACTtgggattgttttttgttttttgtttcttgtttttaagatctatgtattttattttttagagagacagcaggatggaggggcaaaggaagagggaaaaagagaatctcaaacggagtccctgctgagtgcagagcctgacagaTGTGGGGcaaaatcccaggactctgagatcaggacctgaactgaaaacaagaatcaaatgcttaactaactgagccacccaggaacccctgttttttgtctctttcattgAAGTACCTACCTTAAACAttgtaaatgtaaaacatataGGCAGATCACCAGGCAGGCTTCACAGCAGATTTTCCATAAGTGGCAATTAATACTGATACAATCAATAAATAAACCATTTGTAGCCTGATTTCACTGGATGATGAgaaagaagataataataatgTAGCTTAGGGAGGTAAAGAGCAAATAATTGGGTAGCAACTTGAAACAATCACAATGGAACAGTAAACTTTTGGAGGACAGACCAGACCCAACAGAAGGGCAACATTACCATCAGTAAGTTGAAGAGCAAACAGCAAGttactttgaatatattaaattattattttcattagagATATCACACAGCCTTGCAGATTCCAGTCCATTCTTTCTAAACTGATACACATCCCCAATTACTTCTAGACAATTTTGAGAAGAAATTTTGTAGATTTCTTAGTGAAAGATTTCTGTGTCAAGCCTCTAGAAACAAGCCAGGTCTTTTCCTGCCATATAAGACTCTGAcataagaatagaaataataagagcatttcttttttttttttttctcatggtaaAAGGGAAGGTCAAAAATTTGCAGTCTTACCCCTTGACACTGTGAAATATGAAATGAACGAGGTCACTTATGTCCAGAGTTCCAAATAGAGCCAAGAGACCATTAAGGATATGAGCCTTCTGTGCACCCTCATCAGTGAAACCATCAATTTTTTAACTGGGTCAAACCACAGATATCCCAAGGACTCAGCCCAGATACCTGCAACCTGCTCCAGTAGGACACTTTGCTTAGTGTTTTAGCCTTTAGCAACCAATTATATTCAGTTCGGATTAGTTTTTCTGCCACCAACACCAATCAAAATTCTTCataaaaaacatatgaaatattCCCTTTTGTCTTTAAAATCCCTTGACTTTTGTCCCCTGAGGGGACACAGTTTGGGAGGCTACCCAAAGCTGTGCTTCCCGAATTGCAATGCTGAGGCCCccaataaatgcttttattttcgcTTTGCCTCTTTCCATGGTCAACACCAGATTTTGTAGGGTTAAAGACCTTCtacatctttgaaaaatgtttatatctGGAAagcttgcttatttttaaagtgctCAGGGATGGGGTACTTGGATGGCTTAGTCACTTATGcatctcctttcagctcaggtcatgatcccagggtcctgggattgagccccatgtcaggttctctgctctgcagggagcctgattctgcatctccctctccttctccttctgcctctcttcccagcttgtgttgtgctctctctctctctcaaataaataaataaaaattttaaaattaaaaaaataataataatgtgcaGGGAAACAGTGTGTGAAATTTCAAAGTACTAAGATGCCAACGTTGCCTTGAGTTGTTGAGACGAACTTTGGCAAAGTAGTTGGGCAGAGTCCTGTTCTTGCCCAGGAAATCAGACTTGGCAGATAAGAAATCAGTGGCccttaattcttttcatttctaa comes from Mustela erminea isolate mMusErm1 chromosome 9, mMusErm1.Pri, whole genome shotgun sequence and encodes:
- the LOC116599949 gene encoding olfactory receptor 5G3-like, which gives rise to MEDKNQTEVTEFLFLGLTDHLHHQIVLFVMLLFVYVVTLRGNVGMIILIWTDARLHTPMYFFLSHLSFVDICSSSIAPKMLCDIFAEKKGISFMGCATQMWFSGFFVVSECFLLASMAYDHYMAICKPLLYTLIMSQRVCVQLVMGPYAMAFISSMTYMTLTFLLPFCGSNIINHFFCDISPLLSLACADTSMIQLVFLYLAGFIGILSGLIIMVSYVCILVAILKIQTAGGRQKAFSTCSSHLAVVSILYGTLFFIYVWPGSTSSLNINKVISLFYTVVIPMLNPLIYSLRNKKVKNAFRRNFERKNSLMVLVIHSSAMLYHRCWFIMCSKKNAGLRINSF